In Polynucleobacter ibericus, a genomic segment contains:
- a CDS encoding undecaprenyl-diphosphate phosphatase yields the protein MDLILLFKAVILGVVEGLTEFLPISSTGHLILVGDLLDFNDERGKAFEVIIQFGAILAVCWEFREKLIKVASSFMSSAIARRFVLNLLIASIPAMGLGFLFGKHIKAVLFSPIPVASAFIVGALIIFWAEGRQKKMTTSVSHIKSVDDLSPLDALKVGLAQCAALIPGTSRSGATIIGGMLFGLPRAVATEFSFFLAIPVIGGATAYELLKLWKAPVAFSGEFTLAIFVGFIAAFISAFICVRWLIHYVAHHNFIPFAWYRIAFGLLVLFTSYTGLIAWSH from the coding sequence ATGGATCTAATTTTGTTATTCAAAGCAGTCATTCTGGGAGTAGTAGAGGGATTAACCGAGTTTTTGCCGATTTCTAGCACTGGGCATCTCATTTTGGTTGGAGATTTACTCGACTTTAATGATGAGCGCGGTAAAGCCTTTGAGGTGATTATTCAGTTTGGCGCTATTTTGGCAGTTTGCTGGGAGTTTAGAGAAAAGCTTATTAAAGTCGCCAGTTCTTTCATGAGCAGTGCGATTGCTCGTCGTTTTGTTTTGAACTTATTAATTGCCTCTATTCCGGCTATGGGTCTCGGTTTTTTATTCGGCAAACATATCAAGGCTGTGTTGTTTTCTCCCATTCCGGTTGCAAGCGCTTTTATAGTGGGCGCGCTCATTATTTTTTGGGCTGAAGGTCGGCAGAAAAAAATGACTACCTCTGTAAGTCACATTAAATCAGTAGATGATTTAAGCCCCTTGGATGCGCTCAAGGTTGGCTTGGCACAATGTGCCGCTTTGATACCAGGTACTTCACGTTCTGGTGCAACCATTATTGGAGGGATGTTATTTGGTTTGCCGCGTGCTGTAGCAACGGAATTCTCTTTCTTCTTAGCCATTCCGGTCATTGGTGGCGCAACTGCTTATGAGTTATTAAAACTCTGGAAGGCACCCGTTGCGTTTTCTGGCGAATTCACCTTAGCTATTTTTGTAGGCTTTATTGCAGCATTTATTTCGGCTTTTATCTGTGTGCGCTGGTTAATTCATTATGTGGCTCACCATAACTTCATTCCATTTGCTTGGTATCGAATTGCATTTGGGTTGTTGGTTCTATTTACTTCCTACACTGGCTTAATCGCCTGGTCCCATTAA
- a CDS encoding DUF2721 domain-containing protein encodes MDSSIDAITNNIQLALAPVFLLTAVATLINAISGRLARSVDRMRAIRQSIDRGDVKDAKLLQHMNKEADEAQIRGRLCTAAIFFDVLSGVFISLTVLELFFFQAGAVRSLQATYVIWTFVLGLVFFMTSLSIVLTEVVYAYRSAGWNTPKVD; translated from the coding sequence ATGGATTCATCTATAGACGCAATTACCAATAATATTCAGCTGGCATTAGCCCCAGTATTTTTGTTAACGGCTGTGGCTACCTTAATTAACGCCATCTCCGGCCGTTTGGCTCGCTCTGTAGATCGTATGCGTGCCATACGTCAATCCATTGATCGAGGTGATGTAAAAGATGCAAAGCTATTACAGCATATGAATAAAGAAGCTGATGAAGCGCAAATTCGTGGTCGTCTTTGTACGGCCGCCATCTTTTTCGATGTGCTCAGTGGCGTATTTATTTCCTTGACTGTATTAGAGCTGTTTTTCTTTCAGGCGGGTGCCGTTCGCTCGCTACAGGCAACCTATGTCATTTGGACTTTTGTACTCGGCCTGGTCTTCTTTATGACTTCTCTCTCCATCGTATTGACAGAAGTAGTCTACGCCTACCGATCTGCTGGCTGGAATACTCCAAAAGTAGATTAG
- a CDS encoding UDP-glucuronic acid decarboxylase family protein, translating into MNKILITGGAGFLGSHLTEKLLKEGNDVLVVDNYFTGSKENLAHLLPNSRLELMRHDVTFPLYVETNQIYNLACPASPVHYQYDPVQTTKTSVHGAINMLGLAKRTRARILQASTSEVYGDPEVHPQPEEYWGKVNPIGIRSCYDEGKRCAETLFFDYNRQHNLDIKVVRIFNTYGPRMHPNDGRVVSNFIVQALQGKDITIYGDGQQTRSFCYVDDLIDAMVKMMNSEQGFTGPVNIGNPGEFTMLQLAETILKLSGSKSKIIHQPLPSDDPKQRQPNIELAKAKLGWQPKVHLEDGLKETIAYFKKVVG; encoded by the coding sequence ATGAACAAAATCCTCATCACCGGTGGCGCAGGCTTTTTAGGATCACACCTTACTGAGAAGCTCCTCAAAGAGGGTAATGATGTGTTGGTGGTAGATAACTACTTCACAGGTTCTAAAGAAAACCTGGCCCACTTATTACCCAATTCTCGTCTAGAGCTCATGCGTCATGATGTGACTTTTCCACTCTATGTCGAAACCAATCAAATCTATAACTTAGCCTGCCCAGCTTCTCCGGTGCACTACCAGTACGACCCAGTACAGACTACCAAGACCAGTGTGCATGGTGCTATCAATATGCTAGGCCTTGCCAAAAGGACTCGGGCGCGGATCTTGCAAGCCTCTACTAGTGAAGTCTACGGTGACCCCGAAGTGCACCCCCAGCCAGAAGAGTACTGGGGTAAGGTAAATCCCATTGGTATTCGCTCTTGCTACGATGAGGGTAAGCGCTGCGCAGAAACCCTCTTTTTTGACTACAACCGCCAACACAATTTAGATATTAAAGTCGTGCGTATTTTTAATACCTACGGCCCACGGATGCACCCCAATGATGGTCGGGTAGTGAGTAACTTTATTGTGCAAGCGCTGCAAGGTAAAGACATCACGATTTATGGTGATGGTCAGCAAACCAGAAGCTTTTGCTATGTCGACGATTTAATCGATGCCATGGTCAAAATGATGAACTCTGAACAAGGGTTTACAGGACCAGTCAATATTGGTAACCCAGGGGAGTTCACTATGCTGCAGTTGGCTGAAACTATCCTCAAGCTCTCTGGTAGCAAGTCTAAGATCATTCATCAACCATTGCCATCAGACGATCCAAAGCAACGTCAACCGAATATCGAGCTAGCCAAAGCAAAGCTCGGTTGGCAGCCTAAGGTTCATCTTGAAGATGGTCTTAAAGAGACTATTGCTTACTTTAAGAAGGTTGTGGGGTAA
- the trmB gene encoding tRNA (guanosine(46)-N7)-methyltransferase TrmB translates to MTKVEGALPGKHFDRIRSFVLRAGRTTAGQQRAIDELGPQFLISFKDTPLNLVDAFGGSTKPKILEIGFGMGETTAKIAALRADDDFLAIEVHPPGVGALLKLIGENQLTNLRLIRHDAVEVLERMIAPNSLDGIHIYFADPWHKKRHHKRRLIQADFVRLLVSKLKAGAYLHLATDWHNYAEQMLLVLNAETALQNTSNEFIKVETFAAEDAAKPGVTSNEFKPSLEQLHGEHKGYVTRPAYRPVTKFENRGIKLGHGVWDLVYKKK, encoded by the coding sequence TTGACTAAAGTAGAGGGCGCACTACCAGGGAAGCATTTTGATCGTATTCGTTCATTTGTCCTCAGGGCTGGAAGAACAACTGCTGGACAGCAACGAGCGATTGATGAGCTTGGACCCCAATTTTTAATCTCATTTAAAGATACTCCTCTTAATTTAGTAGATGCATTTGGTGGCTCTACAAAACCAAAAATTCTAGAGATTGGTTTTGGCATGGGTGAAACCACTGCCAAGATTGCAGCTCTCAGAGCAGACGATGATTTTTTGGCAATTGAAGTTCATCCACCGGGGGTTGGCGCTTTGCTCAAGCTCATTGGGGAAAACCAACTCACTAATTTGCGCTTAATTCGACATGATGCAGTTGAAGTCCTTGAAAGAATGATTGCCCCCAATAGCTTGGATGGTATTCATATTTACTTTGCAGATCCATGGCACAAGAAGCGCCATCATAAGCGCCGCCTCATTCAGGCAGATTTTGTTAGGTTGCTAGTGAGCAAACTAAAAGCTGGCGCTTACTTACATTTAGCTACTGATTGGCATAATTATGCAGAGCAGATGTTGCTCGTCTTAAATGCAGAAACTGCTTTGCAAAATACATCCAATGAATTCATTAAGGTAGAAACATTCGCCGCTGAAGATGCCGCTAAGCCAGGAGTGACTTCTAATGAATTTAAGCCTTCTCTAGAGCAGCTTCATGGTGAACATAAGGGGTATGTGACCAGACCGGCTTATCGTCCTGTAACCAAGTTTGAAAACCGCGGCATCAAGCTAGGCCACGGCGTATGGGACTTGGTTTACAAGAAAAAATAA
- a CDS encoding NAD-dependent succinate-semialdehyde dehydrogenase → MPKVDIQTQLKDSNLFKQDAFIDGKWITSQKTFEVTNPATDELIATVANLETRDAELAIAAAEKALPAWRGKLAKERAQIMRKWFDLIIENTQDLATLMTLEQGKPLPEAAGEVVYGASFVEWFAEEAKRVEGSILGTTWSDKRLMVLKQPIGVCVAITPWNFPIAMITRKIAPALAAGCTIVIKPAELTPLSALALAELAKRAGIPDGVINIVTADAAQSIVIGKTLCSSPTVRHLSFTGSTEVGRLLMEQCAPTVKKLALELGGHAPFIVFEDADIDAAVSGAMSSKFRNSGQTCVCANRFYVHKKVHDQFVEKFAKALATIKVGNGMDAGITQGPLIETAALEKVEKHVADAISKGAKLVTGGKQAIEGKNFYEPTILANVNSDMLITYEETFGPVAPVIPFESDEEVIKLANNSQFGLASYFYSRDIGRVWKVAEALEYGMVGVNTGLISNEVAPFGGIKQSGLGREGSAFGMDEYLEMKYVCVGL, encoded by the coding sequence ATGCCAAAAGTAGATATTCAAACTCAATTAAAAGACTCCAATCTCTTTAAACAAGATGCTTTTATCGATGGTAAATGGATAACTTCCCAAAAGACATTTGAGGTTACCAATCCAGCAACTGATGAACTTATTGCAACAGTTGCGAATCTCGAAACACGCGATGCTGAACTGGCTATCGCCGCTGCTGAAAAAGCGCTCCCAGCGTGGCGCGGCAAATTAGCTAAAGAGCGCGCGCAAATTATGCGCAAATGGTTTGATCTCATTATTGAAAATACGCAAGACTTAGCAACCCTCATGACACTTGAGCAAGGAAAGCCCTTGCCAGAAGCAGCTGGTGAAGTAGTCTATGGCGCCTCATTTGTAGAGTGGTTTGCAGAGGAAGCAAAGCGCGTTGAAGGATCCATTCTGGGGACGACATGGAGTGATAAACGCCTGATGGTATTAAAGCAGCCCATTGGTGTTTGTGTTGCGATTACCCCTTGGAACTTTCCAATCGCCATGATTACGCGCAAGATAGCGCCAGCACTAGCTGCAGGCTGCACCATTGTCATTAAGCCAGCTGAACTTACCCCTCTGTCAGCCCTAGCCCTTGCGGAGCTAGCGAAGCGTGCTGGCATTCCAGATGGTGTCATTAATATCGTGACTGCGGATGCAGCGCAGTCGATTGTGATTGGTAAAACACTCTGCTCATCCCCGACAGTACGTCACTTGTCTTTCACGGGATCTACCGAGGTTGGTCGCCTCTTAATGGAGCAATGCGCTCCAACCGTCAAAAAACTTGCCCTAGAGTTAGGCGGACATGCGCCATTCATTGTCTTTGAAGATGCTGATATTGATGCGGCCGTGAGCGGCGCCATGTCTTCTAAATTTAGAAACTCGGGTCAAACCTGCGTTTGCGCGAATCGCTTTTATGTTCATAAAAAAGTACATGATCAATTTGTAGAAAAGTTTGCCAAGGCACTTGCCACGATTAAAGTTGGCAATGGTATGGACGCTGGCATCACTCAAGGCCCACTCATTGAAACTGCCGCTCTTGAAAAAGTTGAAAAGCACGTCGCTGATGCAATCAGCAAAGGCGCAAAACTGGTTACTGGTGGTAAGCAAGCGATTGAAGGCAAGAACTTTTATGAACCGACGATTTTGGCAAATGTGAATAGCGACATGCTGATCACTTACGAGGAGACTTTTGGTCCCGTAGCGCCAGTGATTCCTTTTGAAAGTGATGAAGAGGTCATTAAGCTAGCCAACAATAGTCAATTTGGTCTGGCATCGTATTTCTACAGCCGCGATATTGGACGGGTATGGAAAGTGGCTGAAGCCCTGGAATACGGCATGGTAGGCGTCAACACAGGTCTTATCTCCAATGAAGTAGCGCCCTTTGGTGGCATCAAGCAATCAGGCTTGGGTCGTGAAGGCAGCGCCTTTGGTATGGATGAGTACCTCGAGATGAAATACGTCTGCGTAGGTTTATAA
- the nusB gene encoding transcription antitermination factor NusB encodes MSNANQNPFNSPAEKEAKPAPKRSLTPRRRAREYALQGVYQSLVMRRAGSIPNGAAIAKQLSEDPAFRRCQLDLFQGIFDGVLARTDELEAIITPALDRPINELSPVEHAALLIGTYELALDLSVPYKVAINEAVELAKTFGGTDGHKYVNGVLDLLAQKLRTAETQTG; translated from the coding sequence ATGTCTAACGCCAATCAAAATCCTTTTAATTCACCTGCTGAGAAAGAAGCAAAGCCAGCACCAAAACGCTCGCTCACTCCTCGTCGTCGCGCTCGTGAGTATGCACTCCAAGGCGTTTATCAAAGTCTAGTCATGCGTCGTGCTGGCAGCATCCCTAATGGTGCTGCTATTGCTAAGCAACTTTCTGAGGACCCTGCATTTCGTCGTTGCCAACTTGATCTTTTTCAAGGCATCTTTGATGGTGTATTGGCTCGCACCGATGAATTGGAAGCCATCATCACTCCCGCTTTAGATCGCCCTATTAATGAACTCTCTCCCGTTGAGCATGCTGCCCTTCTCATCGGCACTTATGAACTAGCGCTTGACCTCTCTGTTCCCTATAAAGTAGCCATCAACGAGGCCGTCGAGCTGGCCAAAACCTTTGGTGGGACTGATGGGCATAAATATGTGAATGGGGTATTGGACTTATTAGCCCAAAAACTCCGAACTGCGGAAACTCAAACAGGCTAA
- the ribH gene encoding 6,7-dimethyl-8-ribityllumazine synthase encodes MTSSTNDFVGVLEVDLNGQDLRIGVVQARFNEDHCVALTNSCINELLSLGVTQSDIKLVTVPGALEIPFALQKMAETGEFDGLVALGAVIRGETYHFELVSNESAAGITRISIDSGLPIANGVLTCDTDEQAHARVAVKGAECAQAVVEMANLALALTPDFDVEINSSEEE; translated from the coding sequence ATGACTAGCTCCACTAATGATTTTGTAGGCGTCCTCGAGGTAGATCTCAACGGTCAGGATTTACGCATTGGCGTAGTACAAGCACGCTTTAATGAAGATCATTGCGTTGCTTTAACAAACTCTTGTATCAACGAACTCCTTTCTCTTGGCGTAACTCAATCCGATATCAAACTGGTAACCGTACCTGGCGCACTTGAGATTCCATTTGCCCTACAAAAGATGGCTGAGACCGGCGAGTTTGATGGTTTGGTTGCCTTAGGCGCTGTTATTCGTGGTGAGACCTATCATTTTGAATTGGTCTCCAATGAATCTGCTGCAGGTATTACGCGCATATCCATTGATTCAGGCTTACCTATCGCCAATGGCGTATTAACCTGCGACACTGACGAACAAGCGCATGCCCGCGTTGCAGTCAAAGGCGCTGAATGTGCTCAGGCAGTAGTGGAAATGGCGAACCTAGCTTTAGCCTTGACGCCTGATTTCGATGTAGAAATCAATTCGAGTGAAGAAGAATAA
- the ribBA gene encoding bifunctional 3,4-dihydroxy-2-butanone-4-phosphate synthase/GTP cyclohydrolase II: MPNTLASTEEIIAELRAGKMVILVDEEDRENEGDLVLAADHVTAEAVNFMAKHGRGLICLTLTRERCQQLNLPLMVRDNGTSMGTNFTVSIEAASGVTTGISAADRALTIKTAVAPNAKPSDLVQPGHIFPLMAQPGGVLIRSGHTEAGCDLAAMAGCSPTSVICEIMKDDGSMARLPDLLEFAKEHQLKIGSIADLIQYRSQHESIVVREGSREFITPWGKFQGIIYRDTPSSCIHIALIHGKPSEAQETLVRVHEPVTVLDFLDSNISTHSWPLAKALEELASAPAGVAVLLNASGVAAPNDSDWLAQFQKLNQSHDEAKKPLARKTDFRSYGIGAQILKDIGVGKMRLLANPSPVPSLSGYKLEVTGYKPYIP, encoded by the coding sequence ATGCCAAATACTCTAGCCTCCACCGAAGAAATTATTGCCGAGCTGCGTGCCGGCAAGATGGTGATCCTCGTTGACGAAGAAGATCGTGAGAATGAAGGGGATTTAGTCTTAGCAGCCGATCATGTCACTGCTGAAGCAGTCAACTTCATGGCAAAGCATGGTCGCGGCCTAATTTGTCTCACTTTGACCCGCGAGCGCTGCCAGCAACTGAACCTTCCACTGATGGTTCGAGATAACGGTACATCCATGGGTACCAACTTCACCGTATCGATTGAAGCAGCCAGTGGTGTAACCACCGGTATATCTGCTGCTGATCGTGCGCTCACTATCAAAACGGCTGTTGCCCCAAACGCCAAACCCAGTGATTTAGTCCAGCCTGGCCATATTTTTCCGCTGATGGCTCAGCCAGGTGGTGTATTGATTCGTTCTGGTCATACTGAAGCAGGCTGTGACTTAGCTGCCATGGCAGGATGTTCACCCACTTCGGTGATTTGCGAAATCATGAAAGACGATGGCAGTATGGCGCGCCTCCCCGATCTTCTAGAGTTTGCTAAAGAGCATCAATTAAAAATTGGCAGTATTGCCGATCTCATTCAATATCGTAGCCAGCATGAAAGTATTGTGGTGCGTGAAGGCAGCAGAGAATTCATAACGCCTTGGGGAAAATTTCAGGGCATTATTTATCGTGATACTCCCAGCTCATGTATTCATATTGCATTGATTCATGGCAAACCCTCTGAAGCTCAGGAGACTTTAGTCCGCGTGCATGAGCCAGTGACTGTTCTTGATTTTCTGGACTCTAATATCAGCACTCACTCTTGGCCTTTAGCTAAAGCCCTAGAAGAACTTGCCTCAGCACCCGCTGGCGTTGCGGTTCTTCTGAATGCTTCGGGTGTTGCTGCTCCAAATGATTCTGATTGGCTAGCGCAATTTCAAAAGCTGAACCAGTCACACGATGAGGCCAAGAAGCCATTAGCCAGAAAAACGGACTTTAGGAGTTATGGTATTGGCGCACAAATTCTGAAGGATATTGGTGTGGGCAAAATGCGTTTACTTGCCAACCCAAGCCCTGTCCCGAGCCTATCTGGCTATAAGCTCGAAGTGACTGGCTATAAGCCTTACATTCCCTGA
- a CDS encoding GspH/FimT family pseudopilin — translation MKKQVLQHALIGGKSLNKSNPYLGLGFQSQLGFSLLELMAVVLIIAIAAMMTMPLLQAQLAARELDTIARRFIAHAHFARQQALYLGEPVRLLPSSGDGWEEGWVVQSGCIGKALQTACTEKHWFAQASIDPIYFKGGGKQFIDPNSGRRGILFNAAGAAKTAQGGFVANRLILGHQRAPKLERQMILGSGGRWRICDPARDAKRCH, via the coding sequence ATGAAAAAACAGGTATTGCAACACGCGTTAATTGGCGGCAAGTCTTTGAATAAATCTAATCCATACTTAGGGCTAGGATTTCAATCTCAATTGGGATTCAGTCTTTTAGAATTAATGGCGGTAGTGTTGATTATTGCCATTGCTGCCATGATGACAATGCCGCTATTGCAAGCACAACTTGCTGCACGAGAACTCGACACTATCGCCAGAAGATTTATTGCCCACGCGCACTTTGCCCGTCAACAAGCGCTGTATTTGGGTGAGCCCGTTCGCTTACTGCCAAGCTCAGGAGATGGGTGGGAAGAGGGTTGGGTTGTACAAAGTGGCTGTATTGGGAAAGCGCTCCAGACAGCTTGTACTGAAAAACACTGGTTTGCCCAGGCAAGCATTGACCCTATTTATTTCAAAGGGGGCGGTAAGCAATTCATAGACCCCAATTCAGGTAGGAGGGGTATTTTGTTTAATGCCGCCGGAGCAGCAAAAACGGCTCAGGGCGGCTTTGTAGCCAATCGCCTTATTCTGGGTCACCAGAGAGCTCCCAAGCTCGAGCGTCAAATGATTCTAGGGAGTGGAGGGCGTTGGCGGATCTGTGACCCAGCTAGAGATGCAAAGCGTTGCCATTGA
- the ribD gene encoding bifunctional diaminohydroxyphosphoribosylaminopyrimidine deaminase/5-amino-6-(5-phosphoribosylamino)uracil reductase RibD, producing the protein MYSAVDHQFMSEALAEAQKALYLSNPNPRVGCVIVQNGQVIGRGFTQKVGGPHAEVQALANAKALGNDPTGSTMYITLEPCNHTGRTPPCVDALIAAKPAAVFIAMSDPNPLVAGKGLERLKAAGIKVYCGLMESEAQALNPGFISRMTRGLPWVRMKIAASLDGKTALPDGRSQWITGPLARADGHHWRAQACAIVTGVGTVKEDDPSLNVRDVKTDRQPWRIIVDSKLETPLTAKILNHLDQSGVMIVCASLESSEMQQKAKTFTERGIEVIAMANAFGKVDLPALFSYLAKEREMNEIHIESGFKLNGSLLRENCVDELLLYYAPFFMGEGIGMANVSPLKALDDKQEWKLIDQKLFGSDLRLRFIKN; encoded by the coding sequence ATGTACAGCGCAGTTGACCACCAGTTTATGAGTGAGGCTTTGGCCGAAGCTCAAAAAGCACTTTATTTATCTAATCCCAATCCCAGAGTGGGATGTGTGATCGTTCAAAATGGTCAAGTCATTGGTCGTGGATTTACACAGAAGGTGGGCGGTCCTCATGCTGAAGTACAAGCCTTAGCTAATGCAAAAGCGCTCGGTAATGATCCAACTGGATCGACCATGTACATCACCCTTGAGCCCTGTAATCACACCGGACGCACACCACCCTGTGTAGATGCCTTGATTGCCGCTAAACCTGCTGCTGTTTTTATAGCAATGTCCGATCCTAATCCCTTGGTTGCTGGTAAAGGTTTAGAGCGCCTGAAGGCCGCGGGCATCAAAGTCTATTGCGGTCTCATGGAATCAGAAGCGCAAGCATTGAACCCAGGATTTATTTCTAGGATGACACGTGGTTTGCCTTGGGTACGTATGAAAATCGCGGCAAGTCTTGATGGCAAAACCGCTTTACCAGATGGCCGCAGTCAGTGGATTACTGGACCACTTGCAAGAGCAGATGGACATCATTGGCGCGCACAAGCTTGTGCCATAGTCACTGGTGTAGGCACCGTGAAAGAAGATGATCCCAGTTTGAACGTGCGAGATGTAAAAACTGATCGTCAGCCATGGCGCATCATCGTCGATTCCAAATTGGAAACGCCGCTTACTGCAAAAATATTGAATCACCTTGATCAGTCTGGTGTCATGATTGTTTGTGCCAGTCTCGAAAGCTCTGAAATGCAGCAAAAGGCCAAGACGTTTACTGAGCGTGGCATCGAAGTCATCGCGATGGCCAATGCATTTGGCAAAGTCGATCTACCAGCACTATTTTCCTATCTCGCCAAAGAGCGTGAGATGAATGAGATTCATATTGAGTCGGGCTTTAAGCTGAATGGCTCACTACTGAGAGAAAATTGCGTAGACGAGCTCTTGCTCTATTACGCACCATTCTTTATGGGCGAGGGCATTGGTATGGCCAATGTCTCGCCGCTGAAGGCTCTGGATGATAAACAGGAATGGAAGTTAATTGATCAGAAGCTCTTTGGTTCTGATCTGCGGCTACGCTTCATCAAAAATTAA
- a CDS encoding riboflavin synthase encodes MFTGIITAVGQITSAQAKGDGLHLVVEVPVGYLDDVVLGDSIAIQGACMTATQLDSNSFALDISRESLNKTVGLDKVAPVNLEKAMRLNDRLGGHLVSGHVDGVGKVAHFSQVANDAYGSWLLRIEAPKELAQYLAYKGSIVVNGVSLTVNQTEDTQNSCIIDINIIPHTLQNTTLGNLKQGDAVNLEVDLIARYVARMLNKDI; translated from the coding sequence ATGTTTACTGGAATCATTACTGCAGTTGGTCAAATTACAAGCGCTCAAGCAAAGGGCGATGGCTTGCATTTAGTAGTTGAGGTTCCTGTGGGTTATTTAGATGATGTAGTTTTGGGTGACAGTATTGCTATTCAGGGTGCGTGCATGACGGCCACTCAATTGGATAGCAATAGTTTTGCTTTAGACATTTCTCGTGAGTCTTTGAATAAAACCGTTGGCCTCGATAAAGTGGCTCCAGTGAATTTGGAGAAAGCCATGCGTCTTAATGATCGTCTGGGCGGCCACTTAGTGAGTGGACACGTAGATGGTGTTGGTAAAGTCGCGCACTTTTCTCAAGTGGCAAATGATGCCTATGGCTCTTGGTTGCTCCGTATCGAGGCGCCAAAAGAATTAGCGCAATACCTGGCTTACAAGGGCTCTATCGTTGTTAACGGCGTCTCCCTTACCGTGAATCAAACTGAAGATACACAAAATTCTTGCATTATTGATATCAACATCATTCCCCATACCTTGCAAAACACTACGCTAGGCAATTTAAAACAGGGTGATGCAGTGAATCTCGAGGTGGACTTAATTGCGCGTTACGTGGCAAGAATGCTTAATAAAGATATTTGA
- the queC gene encoding 7-cyano-7-deazaguanine synthase QueC: MSKLSAAFESLAPCKAGAPAVILFSGGLDSTTVLALAKDLGYTPYALSVGYGQRHSSELAAAKHIAKQIGVARHEVVNLDLTRFGGSALTDSTIAIPITPGKDQEIPVTYVPARNTILLSLALGWAESLGGLDVFYGANAVDYSGYPDCRPEYVASFEHMANLATKAGVEAINDQNRFRVHAPIISLTKAQIIQLGSTLGVDYSQTVSCYQANDLGEACGECESCRLRQQGFKQANVSDPTRYQKNK, from the coding sequence ATGTCCAAGCTGTCCGCTGCATTTGAATCACTCGCGCCTTGTAAAGCAGGCGCTCCAGCGGTTATCTTATTTTCTGGCGGCCTAGACTCTACGACTGTACTAGCGCTTGCTAAAGACCTTGGATACACGCCTTATGCGCTATCTGTAGGCTATGGTCAGCGCCATTCTTCAGAGCTAGCAGCAGCTAAACATATTGCCAAGCAAATTGGTGTGGCGCGTCATGAGGTAGTGAATTTGGATCTCACTCGTTTTGGAGGATCCGCCTTAACTGACTCCACAATCGCAATTCCCATCACCCCGGGCAAAGATCAAGAGATCCCTGTTACCTATGTACCCGCTCGCAATACGATCTTGCTATCACTTGCCTTAGGCTGGGCAGAGTCCTTGGGCGGCCTAGATGTTTTCTACGGAGCTAATGCAGTGGACTATTCCGGCTACCCGGATTGCCGCCCGGAGTATGTCGCCTCTTTTGAGCATATGGCCAACCTAGCAACTAAAGCAGGTGTAGAGGCTATTAATGATCAGAACCGTTTTCGGGTGCATGCACCGATCATCAGCCTCACCAAGGCACAAATCATTCAACTGGGTAGCACCCTAGGCGTTGATTACTCCCAAACAGTATCTTGCTACCAAGCAAATGATTTGGGTGAAGCCTGTGGAGAATGCGAGTCTTGTCGCTTAAGACAACAAGGCTTTAAACAGGCGAATGTGAGCGATCCAACGCGCTATCAGAAAAATAAATAA